A genomic segment from Triticum dicoccoides isolate Atlit2015 ecotype Zavitan chromosome 1A, WEW_v2.0, whole genome shotgun sequence encodes:
- the LOC119313530 gene encoding leucine-rich repeat protein 1-like, producing MAPMATGSLLPLSVIVLATVASTLLLAPVAAKDIDALLALKSGLHDPNGALKSWDPQLVDPCTWFYITCDDNKRVTRIHCPLNLSGPLAPELGQLDRLEYLAVYDNHFTGPIPKELVGLSKLTNADFSNNNFCGPIPTAGPFKHIPRRSFPHNPRLGKKC from the exons ATGGCGCCCATGGCGACCGGATCACTACTGCCCCTATCGGTTATCGTCCTTGCGACGGTCGCATCGACCCTTCTACTGGCGCCGGTGGCGGCGAAGGACATTGACGCGCTCTTGGCCCTGAAGAGCGGCTTACATGACCCCAACGGTGCATTGAAGAGTTGGGACCCGCAATTGGTGGACCCTTGCACCTGGTTCTACATCACTTGCGACGACAACAAACGCGTCACCCGCAT TCATTGCCCCCTGAACCTGTCCGGACCGCTGGCGCCGGAGCTTGGCCAACTGGACCGCCTAGAATATTT GGCTGTTTATGACAACCACTTCACCGGCCCGATCCCAAAGGAACTGGTTGGGCTGTCCAAGCTGACAAATGC GGATTTCTCAAACAACAACTTCTGCGGCCCGATTCCAACCGCTGGACCGTTTAAGCACATACCTCGTCGTAG CTTTCCCCACAACCCGCGTCTGGGCAAGAAGTGCTAG
- the LOC119284727 gene encoding myb family transcription factor PHL7-like isoform X1: protein MMYHAKKFSVPFAPQRAQNSEHVSNVGAFGGSNISNPANPVGSGKQRLRWTSDLHSRFVDAIAQLGGPDRATPKGVLTVMGVPGITIYHVKSHLQKYRLAKYIPESPAEVAAGVGSKDEKKDSSDSFSNADSAPGSQINEALKMQMEVQKRLHEQLEVQKQLQLRIEAQGKYLQMIIEEQQKLGGSLEGSEERKLSHSPPTLDDYPDSIQPSPKKPRLDDLSTDAVRGVTQPGFESHLIGPWDQELCPKTNICDPAFQVDEFKANPGLSKS from the exons ATGATGTACCATGCTAAGAAGTTTTCTGTGCCCTTTGCACCACAGAGGGCTCAGAATAGTGAGCATGTAAGTAACGTTGGAGCTTTCGGTGGATCCAACATAAGCAACCCTGCTAATCCTGTAGGGAGTGGCAAACAACGTCTAAGATGGACCTCTGATCTCCATAGTCGTTTTGTGGATGCAATCGCCCAACTTGGTGGACCAGATA GAGCAACACCTAAAGGAGTACTGACTGTAATGGGTGTACCGGGGATTACAATTTATCACGTGAAGAGCCATTTGCAG AAGTATCGCCTTGCAAAGTACATACCAGAATCTCCTGCTGAAG TGGCAGCTGGTGTAGGTTCCAAGGACGAAAAGAAGGATTCTAGTGATTCATTCTCTAATGCAGATTCTGCACC GGGTTCACAAATCAATGAAGCATTGAAGATGCAAATGGAAGTTCAGAAGCGGCTCCATGAACAACTCGAG GTTCAAAAGCAGTTGCAGCTGAGAATCGAAGCACAAGGGAAGTACTTGCAGATGATCATAGAGGAGCAGCAAAAGCTTGGTGGCTCACTTGAAGGTTCTGAGGAGAGGAAGCTTTCACATTCACCACCTACCTTAGATGACTACCCTGACAGCATACAGCCTTCTCCGAAGAAACCACGGTTGGATGATCTGTCAACAGATGCGGTCCGGGGTGTTACACAGCCAGGGTTTGAATCCCATCTTATTGGCCCATGGGATCAAGAACTCTGTCCGAAGACCAACATATGCGATCCTGCATTCCAAGTGGATGAGTTTAAGGCAAACCCTGGTTTGAGCAAGTCATAA
- the LOC119284727 gene encoding myb family transcription factor PHL7-like isoform X3 yields MQSPNLVDQIVGATPKGVLTVMGVPGITIYHVKSHLQKYRLAKYIPESPAEVAAGVGSKDEKKDSSDSFSNADSAPGSQINEALKMQMEVQKRLHEQLEVQKQLQLRIEAQGKYLQMIIEEQQKLGGSLEGSEERKLSHSPPTLDDYPDSIQPSPKKPRLDDLSTDAVRGVTQPGFESHLIGPWDQELCPKTNICDPAFQVDEFKANPGLSKS; encoded by the exons ATGCAATCGCCCAACTTGGTGGACCAGATAGTGG GAGCAACACCTAAAGGAGTACTGACTGTAATGGGTGTACCGGGGATTACAATTTATCACGTGAAGAGCCATTTGCAG AAGTATCGCCTTGCAAAGTACATACCAGAATCTCCTGCTGAAG TGGCAGCTGGTGTAGGTTCCAAGGACGAAAAGAAGGATTCTAGTGATTCATTCTCTAATGCAGATTCTGCACC GGGTTCACAAATCAATGAAGCATTGAAGATGCAAATGGAAGTTCAGAAGCGGCTCCATGAACAACTCGAG GTTCAAAAGCAGTTGCAGCTGAGAATCGAAGCACAAGGGAAGTACTTGCAGATGATCATAGAGGAGCAGCAAAAGCTTGGTGGCTCACTTGAAGGTTCTGAGGAGAGGAAGCTTTCACATTCACCACCTACCTTAGATGACTACCCTGACAGCATACAGCCTTCTCCGAAGAAACCACGGTTGGATGATCTGTCAACAGATGCGGTCCGGGGTGTTACACAGCCAGGGTTTGAATCCCATCTTATTGGCCCATGGGATCAAGAACTCTGTCCGAAGACCAACATATGCGATCCTGCATTCCAAGTGGATGAGTTTAAGGCAAACCCTGGTTTGAGCAAGTCATAA
- the LOC119284727 gene encoding myb family transcription factor PHL7-like isoform X2, translating into MMYHAKKFSVPFAPQRAQNSEHVSNVGAFGGSNISNPANPVGSGKQRLRWTSDLHSRFVDAIAQLGGPDRATPKGVLTVMGVPGITIYHVKSHLQKYRLAKYIPESPAEGSKDEKKDSSDSFSNADSAPGSQINEALKMQMEVQKRLHEQLEVQKQLQLRIEAQGKYLQMIIEEQQKLGGSLEGSEERKLSHSPPTLDDYPDSIQPSPKKPRLDDLSTDAVRGVTQPGFESHLIGPWDQELCPKTNICDPAFQVDEFKANPGLSKS; encoded by the exons ATGATGTACCATGCTAAGAAGTTTTCTGTGCCCTTTGCACCACAGAGGGCTCAGAATAGTGAGCATGTAAGTAACGTTGGAGCTTTCGGTGGATCCAACATAAGCAACCCTGCTAATCCTGTAGGGAGTGGCAAACAACGTCTAAGATGGACCTCTGATCTCCATAGTCGTTTTGTGGATGCAATCGCCCAACTTGGTGGACCAGATA GAGCAACACCTAAAGGAGTACTGACTGTAATGGGTGTACCGGGGATTACAATTTATCACGTGAAGAGCCATTTGCAG AAGTATCGCCTTGCAAAGTACATACCAGAATCTCCTGCTGAAG GTTCCAAGGACGAAAAGAAGGATTCTAGTGATTCATTCTCTAATGCAGATTCTGCACC GGGTTCACAAATCAATGAAGCATTGAAGATGCAAATGGAAGTTCAGAAGCGGCTCCATGAACAACTCGAG GTTCAAAAGCAGTTGCAGCTGAGAATCGAAGCACAAGGGAAGTACTTGCAGATGATCATAGAGGAGCAGCAAAAGCTTGGTGGCTCACTTGAAGGTTCTGAGGAGAGGAAGCTTTCACATTCACCACCTACCTTAGATGACTACCCTGACAGCATACAGCCTTCTCCGAAGAAACCACGGTTGGATGATCTGTCAACAGATGCGGTCCGGGGTGTTACACAGCCAGGGTTTGAATCCCATCTTATTGGCCCATGGGATCAAGAACTCTGTCCGAAGACCAACATATGCGATCCTGCATTCCAAGTGGATGAGTTTAAGGCAAACCCTGGTTTGAGCAAGTCATAA